In Elephas maximus indicus isolate mEleMax1 chromosome 7, mEleMax1 primary haplotype, whole genome shotgun sequence, the following proteins share a genomic window:
- the LOC126079131 gene encoding olfactory receptor 52K2-like: MSASNMTSTHPAAFLLMGIPGLEHLHIWISIPFCSAYTLALLGNCTLLFIIRGGAALHEPMYLFLAMSAAIDLVLSSTTLPKMLAIFWFRDRKINFYACLVQMFFNHSFSVMESTVLLAMAFDCYMAICKPLHYTMVLTGHLITRIGMAAVLRAVTLMTPLPFLLKRFHYCQGPVIAHCYCEHMAVVRLACGDTRFNNIYGIAVAMFIVVLDLLFVILSYIFILRAVLQLASQEACYKAFGACVSHIGAILAFYTPVVISSVMHRVARRAPPHVHILLANLYLLFPPMVNPIIYGVKTKQIRERVIGLFLRKDV, encoded by the coding sequence ATGTCAGCCTCCAATATGACCTCAACTCATCCAGCTGCCTTCTTGTTGATGGGGATCCCAGGCCTGGAGCACTTGCACATCTGGATCTCCATCCCCTTCTGCTCAGCCTATACACTGGCCCTGCTAGGCAACTGCACCCTGCTCTTTATCATCCGAGGGGGTGCAGCCCTCCATGAGCCCATGTACCTCTTCCTGGCCATGTCGGCAGCCATTGACCTGGTCCTGTCCTCTACAACACTGCCCAAAATGCTTGCCATATTCTGGTTCAGGGATAGGAAGATCAACTTCTATGCCTGCCTGGTGCAGATGTTCTTTAATCACTCCTTCTCCGTCATGGAGTCAACAGTGCTGCTGGCCATGGCCTTTGATTGCTATATGGCCATCTGCAAGCCCTTGCACTACACCATGGTGCTGACTGGGCACCTAATTACCAGGATTGGCATGGCTGCTGTACTCCGAGCTGTGACACTAATGACTCCACTCCCTTTCCTACTCAAACGCTTCCACTATTGCCAAGGCCCAGTGATTGCCCACTGCTACTGTGAACACATGGCTGTGGTAAGGCTGGCCTGTGGAGACACACGCTTCAACAATATCTATGGCATTGCTGTGGCCATGTTTATTGTGGTATTGGATCTGCTGTTTGTTATCCTATCTTACATCTTTATCCTTCGGGCAGTTCTACAGCTTGCTTCTCAGGAGGCTTGCTATAAGGCATTTGGGGCATGTGTCTCTCACATAGGTGCCATTCTAGCCTTCTACACACCTGTGGTCATCTCCTCAGTCATGCATCGTGTGGCCCGCCGGGCTCCTCCCCATGTCCACATTCTTCTTGCTAACTTGTATCTGCTTTTCCCACCCATGGTCAACCCTATCATCTATGGTGTCAAGACGAAGCAGATTCGTGAGCGAGTCATAGGACTATTCCTGAGAAAGGATGTGTAA